AGGCCTATGCTCTGCCCTTCAGATGGCAGGTGATGCTGCACAGAAGGGGGAGATTGATGCCCATGATCCTCTGAAAGGCACGTAATAGGGTTTATGTAGGTTTGACCTGACAGATGGAAGGCTTGTATTTCGTACACCGTATGGACAACCTGACTCATTCAGCACTGAGGTAAACCACTCAATTAATTTACTGCATCCTAGTAGTCCGAAGATCCCAAACTCGTTACACATTACTGCAATATCTTGAACTGCTTTGGACTCTCTCCAGGTGAATGGTGTTCCAGTAAGAGTGGTCCATGCAACTTTGTTTCTCCAGACAAAGCTGGGTTGTCCTCATGGTCGACCTGGTGCTGCTTGCTCCATGCGTCAGTATGATCTCTCATACCATGGCTCGCTTTCCCTCGAAGACTAGTAAAGCTGAATGTTATGTCTACAGATGAAGGATCCTATGATGTACAGTGGCTACATGATGTGGGAGACTCCAGAGGTGCTGCACCACTGGGTGTCGGGTCTACATGCGACCCATTCAACATTGGCGTCAATGGTGAACTTGTGGAGCAGCCAGTTTGCAGAGGAGAGGGGATACACTGTGGAGAAGCATGACACCGCATCCACATCAGCATCCCTTATAATGCTGAAGGAGGATACAGGAAGGTCAGAAGGCAGTCATGTAGTCTGGAGTCAAGATCAGGATTGAACTTATTGCACACTGAAACTCTGACAACTCTTGATGGTATTACCGTATCTCTTGCAGAGCGTCGTGTCTGGTGACCTCTATGAGTTCTATGTCTTTAGACTCTACTTGGAGCAATCTCATGGATGAAAGATCACATTGATACCAGACTTCGCTATCACAGGACACGGGCACTCCTCTGCTGCCACGCCCGGTTTACTGTGAAAAACGTAAGTCTGACGAAATGTTTATAAAGTGGATGCAACCATAATCTGaacatcttttcatttcagGAACAGTTCTTGAGGAGCACATGTTCACCGTCTACCTCAGAGATATCCCTGCAGATGTGCAGTTGACTGCTATTTATCTGAAGGACACGAATGCAACAGCAATCACTTAGAAACGCAAGCACCAACACACCATCACAGAAGTTCTTCATCCTAATGACACTCATTGCTACATCCTGAAGGTGCCTTTTGATGACCCAGTTGTCGTAAAACAGGTAAAGGTCTCTGAATTTGTCCAGTGGCTACTTCAGATATCATGCCGGTTTATACATGGAGACGTCATCCTGCTTGCTTCTTTCATAGTTCTCCAAAGAAGACGCAGCAATGCAGCACAAGTTGGACTTGAACTTCACACTGACCGTTGTGCCAGAAAATGAGTCTTTTTACCACCTGTCATCAGTCATGGCATTAACGGAAGTTTGTAAGTCACTAGCCTTATGCTTAGATTTGATCAAACCTACTTCTGCGTGAAGCAGAGCAACccactgtcttgttttttgcAGCTCCTCCAGCCTTATGCTGTCTGTTCCAGTCTGGGATCAGCTTCAAACTGGACCACCGGCCTTATGACTACCTGTGGGAGATCAGTATCGGCTCAGACCTGCTGACTTCAGAGCTGGCAGCCCAGCACGGTTACATCATGAGCAACGATAGCCAGCGTATGCTGCTCGACGTGCCGCTTTTCAGTGATGGCTTCGAGTACAAGGTGAGATGAGAAATGACTATTGGAACAGTCGACTCTTGTTTAATGGACAAGTTGCTGACTGAACTGTGTGTCATAGGACATTACTTTGAAGGGATTCTTTGGCACGTTTGAGATCCTTGTGCGGGATCCGGAAACATCAGAGGTCCAGAGCTCCACCGTCAAGACTTGTCCCTTCACTGCTACTGAACTCATTAGTAAGAACATCCTGTTGTGTATATGAGCAGAGAAGGTAGGGCCTTGCACGTAGTTGATACAGTGATGAGCTGCATCTCTCTGTAGTGTGTTCGACTGATGGGAGGATGACTGTGGTGGCTGACTTGTCTCTGGCCATCCCGAGTGGAGGAGTTCCCGCTAGAACCAACCTCGTAGATAAATACTGTGGACccaaagagacagacagcaccagggctctcttctcctttccaCTCAACAGCTGTGGCTCCACAGTAAAGGTATTAAGGATGCTCATAATGTACAGTTGCCCTTCACAAACTGCCTTTACATATGCTCTTGTTTCTCCAGCTCAGCAAAGAGTACGTGACCTACGAAAACGAGATTTTCTTCAGCCGGAAGTTGCGTGCTCTGAAAAGCCCAGCAGACTCCAGCAGTGATCTTGACAGGTAGCTTCAACTCTTCTGGTTATTAAATCCTCCTGAACTAGCCACAAGGCAaactctctctccttgtcttgCAGGGTGACGATGCAGTGTGTATATTCCGTGGCTGGACTGCATCGCCTCTTCTCGGTTTACAAGTTTGAGTCTGACACAGTTGGCGTCGGCCGGATCGTGCATTCTGCACACTCGACTGAAGGTAGGTGGTTTGACGACAAACTAAATCTGTCAATATATTAAACTGACAATTTGTTTGGCCTTGTACTTCAGGTCTACAAAGTCCCACCATTGGGCCCACTACATCGCTTCAAACGTCAGTGCCTACAAGACCCACCCGAAGACCTGTCTCCGCACGACCTGGTTACCACCCTCCTGCTCAGTACATCAGAGTACCCAGCTTTCGACAGAATCCGCATAAGAAAGGTTAGTTATTTGAAATTTGTTCAAATGTGAAATGGGTTTGTTAATTCAGCTGAGTTCTTTTCACAGGAGCTGGTGGATCATCAAACTAAAATGACATTGTGAttacatgtattttaaatatagcTCAATAAACATGTCTTAAATGTTCTTGACTCTTGTCATTGAAAGTTGAACAAACACCACATGAACATGTAAAGCCAAATGAACATTCAGACAACCCAAAGCTTGGTGCAGAaccttttaaaaaggtaaaaaaaacccccaaaaaacaggCCCATACTGCAGTACAAATGATGCTTGAGGGCTACCAACTCTTTCAGGACAAACATAAAATTGGATATGGCTAAAGGAGACTGCTGCCTGTTAGTCATAATGGTACTGTACCCTGGAATTTGTAGTGGTATAACCCCTGCCTTGTTTACATGTGAGATCCTGGCTCTTAAGTGCTATTGTAGACATTAGTCTGTTTACCATGTAAAGTCTGAGACAGACTAAAAAGTTTGAAAATTAAACTTGAGGCATGATGTAAGCCTGTGGCTAACCTGCAAGGTTATTTTAGCTGCATCTAACAATGCACCTGAAATGCTTTTGGCAGACTTGTAAGGTAGGCATCAGGTTCTCATGTATGGAATATCTGGATCAGTTTACATGTCATTTCCTAATCTGCAAGTGATGTAGTGGAGTTATTTGCCCATAAAGGTCATGTGTAGACATTTCACCAATTCATATGGGCTGACTTTACTGTAAAATGGCAAAGATGTGAAGCTCAGGAAATGGCATTAGAAAAAGTCCTCCAGGTGACCAGTGTAGCAATTATTGTTTAAAAGTTTGCACAAATGGTGTTTAGCTGGTAGAGCATCCATCCCTGCCCCATGTgcaaggctcagtccttgctacagcagcccagggttcaaatctgacctgtgcctctttcctgcatgtcaatTCCCCCATCTCTCAAACTTGAATGAGTTGTCAGGAGGGAAATTAGCCAGGGGGGGTTATGTACATTTTGTCAGCCAATTCTGCACAGCCAGTGGTTGCTGCTTGGTAAAAACTGATAAATATCAATTCAGGTATTAACTCTTGTACTTCCACCCTGGACTCATTACTGCAGTCAACTGCTGCAGTTGCTGGGGCATTAGTTGGAATGCAATGGGATAGCCTGTTTTGGTAGATTCCAGACATTGCTTCCTCGACCCTCAGTCAGCTGACTTTCAAAGTTTAAATGGCACCATGTGACTTTAGTCACAAGTCAAGACAGGTTAGTGCTCAATTTGCACTAAGTGGTAATCTGGTAGTTCAAGAATCTTGTTTCAAGCAATTCATTTTGCTGGAGTCATCAGGATTTACTACTGCTCTATATCAATAGTATTtgggttgtgtttttcatgtacAGTAGTGTTTGATCAAGGctcagtttttaaatcaaagtagTTTATTGAGAttagttaaaaagaaaaatgcagtcCATCAAAGGGGTATGGCATTGACTTGTGAAGATCCCCTTACTCCTGTAAAGATAATTCAAGAGTTAGTAACAAAACTATCAAATTTTAACCAGGTTTCTAGaaatactgacctttttttggAAGATTCTTTAGAAAGCTGGATACTCTGATGTACTGAGCAGGAGGGTGGTAACCAGGTCGTACGGAGACAGGTCTTCGGGTGGGTCTTGTAGGGACTGGCGTTTGAAGCGATGTAGTGGGCCCAATGGTGGGACTTTGTAGACCTGAAGTACAAGGCCAAACAAATTGTCAGTTTAATATATTGACTGATTTAGTTTGTCGTCAAACCACCTACCTTCAGTCGAGTGTGCAGAATGCACGATCCGGCCGACGCCAACTGTGTCAGACTCAAACTTGTAAACCGAGAAGAGGCGATGCAGTCCAGCCACGGAATATACACACTGCATCGTCACCCTGcaagacaaggagagagagttTGCCTTGTGGCTAGTTCAGGAGGATTTAATAACCAGAAGAGTTGAAGCTACCTGTCAAGATCACTGCTGGAGTCTGCTGGGCTTTTCAGAGCACGCAACTTCCGGCTGAAGAAAATCTCGTTTTCGTAGGTCACGTACTCTTTGCTGAGCTGGAGAAACAAGAGCATATGTAAAGGCAGTTTGTGAAGGGCAACTGTACATTATGAGCATCCTTAATACCTTTACTGTGGAGCCACAGCTGTTGAGtggaaaggagaagagagccCTGGTGCCGTCTGTCTCTTTGGGTCCACAGTATTTATCTACGAGGTTGGTTCTAGCGGGAACTCCTCCACTCGGGATGGCCAGAGACAAGTCAGCCACCACAGTCATCCTCCCATCAGTCGAACACACTACAGAGAGATGCATCTTATCACTGTATCAACTACGTGCAAGGCCCTACCTTCTCTGCTCATAAACACAACAGGATGTTCTTACTAATGAGTTCAGTAGCAGTGAAGGGACAAGTCTTGACGGTGGAGCTCTGGACCTCTGATGTTTCCGGATCCCGCACAAGGATCTCAAACGTGCCAAAGAATCCCTTCAAAGTAATGTCCTATGACACACAGTTCAGTCAGCAACTTGTCCATTAAACAAGAGTCGACTGTTCCAATAGTCATTTCTCATCTCACCTTGTACTCGTAGCCATGAGTGAAGAGCGGCACATCGAGCAGCAGACTCTGGCTATCGTTACTCATGATGTAACCGTGCTGGGCTGCCAGCTCTGAAGTCAGCAGGTCTGAGCCGATACTGATCTCCCACAGGTAGTCATAAGGCCGGTGGTCCAGTTTGAAGCTGATCTCAGACTCGGAACAGACAGCATCAAAGGCTGGAGGAGctgcaaaaacaagacagtgGGTTGCTCTGCTTCACGCAGAAGTAGGTTTGATCAAATCTAAGCATAAGGCTAGTGACTTACAAACTTCCGTTAATGCCATGACTGATGACAGGTGGTAAAAAGACTCATTTTCTGGCACAACGGTCAGTGTGAAGTTCAAGTCCAACTTGTGCTGCATTGCTGCGTCTTCTTTGGAGAACTATGAAAGAAGCAAGCAGGATGACGTCTCCATGTATAAACCGGCCTGATATCTGAAGTAGCCACTGGACAAATTCAGAGACCTTTACCTGTTTTATGACAACTGAGTCATCAAAAGGCACCTTCAGGATGTAGCAACGAGTGTCATTAGGATGAAGAACTTCTGTGATGGTGTGGGTGCTTGCGTTTCTAAGTGATGCTGTGCATTCGTGTCCATTCAGATAAATAGCAGTCAACTGCACATCTGCAGGGATATCTCTGAGGTAGACGGTGAACATGTGCTCCTCAAGAACTGTTCctgaaatgaaaagatgttCAGATTATGGTTGCATCCACTTTATAAACATTTCGTCAGACTTACGTTTTTCACAGTAAACCGGGCGTGGCAGCAGAGGAGTGGCCAGTGTCCTGTGATAGCGAAGTCTGGTATCAATATGATCTTCATCCACTGAGATTTGCTCCAAGTAGAGTCTAAAGACATAGAACTCATAGAGGTCACCAGACACAACGCTCTGCAAGAGATACGGTAATACCATCAAGAGTTGTCAGAGTTTCAGTGTGCAATAAGTTGAATCCTGATCTTGACTGCCAGACTACATGACTGCCTTCTGACCTTCCTGTATCCTCCTTCAGCATTATAAGGGATGCTGATGTGGACTGCGGTGTCATGCTTCTCCACAGTGTATCCCCTCTCCTCTGCAACTGGCTGCTCCACAAGTTCTCCATTGACGCCAATGTTGAATTGGGTCTCATGTAGACCCGACACCAGTGGGTGCAGCACCTCTGGAGTCTCCCACATCATGTAGCCACTGTCATCATAGGATCCTTCATCTGTAGACATAACATTACAGCTTTACTAGTCTGTCGAGGGAAAGGCGAGCCATGGTATGAGAGATCATACTGACGCATGGAGCAAGCAGCCACCAGGTCGACCATGAGGACAACCCAGCTTTGTCTGGAGAACAAAGTTGCATGGACCACCTCTACTGGAACACCATTCACCTGGAGAGAGTCCAAAGCAGTCTAAGATATTGCAGGTAATGTGTAACGAGTTTGGGCTCTTCGGATACTAGGATGCAGTAAATTGGAGAGGTTTACCTCAGTGCTGAATGAGTCAGGTTGTCCATACGGTGTACGAAATACAAGCCTTCCATCTGTCAGGTCAAACACATAACCCATATTACGGGCTTCAGAGAGACTCATGGGCGTCAGCATCTCCCCATTTCTGTGCAACATCACCTGCCAGTCTGAAGTGGCAGAGGCATAGGCCTAGAAGGACAGAGTGTTTTAGGCTGTTGCACTTATGAGAGACACATAAAGTAGCTGAAAACATACAGGTTTTAGAGCAGCATTCCagtcttctttctctgtctcagatGGACAGGTGACTTCACTCCTCACAGACACCTGAGGGGGAAAACCAGGAtcagtgaaacatttcagacaCTTAAGTAAAGTTAATACTTTAAGATGTACCCAAGCTTACTTCCATGTAGTTTGCCTCACAGGTAACCTCTCTGGGAGACcagggcagagagggagaacaggTCTTGTTTAAAGCATAGGTGACATCCTTTCCTCCATGTGTTGCAAGCAAGTTGAAGTTGAACGTGAACACCTCATCAtcctgagagacacacacaagttaaataaaaccacaagAGTATCAGTTCTCCATCTGAAGGGAAACTCAGTTTTGTGTCTTGCCATGTGTTCATACTttgttgtcagtgtgacagCTGAAGTAAGAGGCTCGGAGCTCAATGTGGCCCAATAGAGGAAGAACACTGACACTGTAGCCACACTCTGCTGCATACTGCTCAGTGATGGGGAACACGCCTGCCTTATCTGAAAGAAATTTTACATCAGTAATTAAACCCAACATGTCTTTGCGCCCATCAAATTATGAGCCTTATTTTCAGACCACACATACTTGATTAGATTGGTTTCAGGAGAGTGATGAAGCTTTGGATGACCTACCGACAGCTTCAAAATGAGGCTCAGCCCCAGTGAAGGAGAGATCAGCAGCTATCATGAAGAAGCGGTCATGACACTCCATACGAAGAGCTCCTGTATGAACAGATATGATCAGCCATTCAAATGTGCCAAGGACTACAGGCGTGTTTAAGCAGATATCTTAAGTCTTACCACTGGGAATATGACAGTTTGCAGATGACCACACAGACAGGAGCAAGGCCACGCTGTAAGACAAAGACATATAGAAGTCACAAACATACAGGCACATTAATGTTAACTAACTCGTAGGTCACCATGAAAGCACCTTACCCCAGCCTAAACCCAAAAGCCATAGCTACTGATGTGTCGGCAGTGTCTAAAGCTAGCCTAGCTGCTAGCAAACTACACTTGTTAACCAACACAAGTTAACATGAACCACTTGCTTGGTATATTTTCTGACCAAACAGACACCATGTGGTGTTTTGGCTTACTCCAGCTTTTATGAGAGCATTTCTTCACCGACCAACCAGAGACACTCAGGTGTTAGAGCAGGTGTAGCACATCAGCAATCAAGATGTCACCAATCAGTGGACCTTTCTCACAGGAGAAGGTGCAACAAATTACGTTACTGGTGACTCCTTTCCATTTGAGTTTTAATACCGTGAGCCTTGGACTAAGATGCCAAAACTgactgcagacatttttttttctttattgcaagacaaaatacaaaaatacagaataacaaAAGTTCAGTCAGTCCAGTCAACAACAATGTTAGTTAATaagacaaacatttatttaaatggttACTAGGTCATCAGTATTGCCATTGTTACCTTTCATAATTATTAGTATGACTATTATCTTTACATTACAACTATCACATTTctaattgttattttgtttattttcaatgAGTGCACCAACTTCTCCATAATATATCAATACAACGTAAGATTGAGGTATTTCTGCACAGTGTTAACGATGATCTAAACATAAGTTGTTCATGTTTTACAGCAACGCCGCCCAGATGAAGATTTCACCATCTCTCCAAATTCACCGTCCGTTTTCTTTGACCTGATTGGAGAAGaaatcacacatttacataattaaaaCTATATCACAGCCAGCTTAAATACAAAGtctatatttttacacacactcacctgagTTGGTTGGGTGAAAAGGTCCAGAGAGGAGTTTAAAGGGTGACGGATGGTGAGAGTACTACTTTGGTTTGCTGGGTATCGACATTGAATTGTCAGCCTAATAAAACAGACATTACATCAACACTGTCATCTGGTTTAAAGACAGATCGAGCTCAGTTTGTTGGTTTTTCACCTGTATGGAGAATCTCTGTGTATGAGTGGATCATCCAAAGGCAGAAAATCTTGAGGGTAACTGATCTGGTTTTCATAAACCAGGAGATTTCCCTCCATCTGAGGAAATATGAGATTAAAGAAAGAGACAGTAGACAATAATGCGTATTTTCTGTGTGAATTTCAAATAATCAGAGTATCTCACGGTTACAGTCGTCCCACAGGAGTCCAGGCTGAAGCTGAACAAGGCTCGAGCACTGTCCGTCTCCATGGGAACACAGTTAGGGTCCAATAGGGTGGTTCGGTTGGGGTGAGTGGGCGGGACGGTGTGGGTGGTGTCGACCACTGCCACCATCCTCCCTTCTGGCAAACATACTATGAGAGAAACACTGTGAATGTCAAGATTAATATGAATTCAAACAAagactttcttctcttctttgtaCAAtcaagtcatgaccaagaccagagtgtatcgagacggagacaagaccaagactttgacaGGTTgggaccaagtcaagaccaaaaCCAGACAATATATAGCTCATATTCATGAAAACTCTTTGGGTGAAGTCTGGTTGGTACATTAAATCACCTCATGAAGCGTTGCCTTGAAGTATtaacaaactgctgtgtgttctTTCAGGATTTGGCTCATTTCTCCCAAACAGTTAAATGAAATTAAGTGATATccctgcagttgtggtcttgatcAGGCATGGactaaaatccagagtcctctgtGTCTAAAAGGAGACGAGACAGAGGCCTTTAAAAACATTGGTGTGTACCTAATAGTTCTCTAACAGGAAAGGTGCATTTATGGACAAGACTGTCCTCCACTTTCAGAGACTCTGCATCCACAACAGACACCTCCACTCCAGAGACGAGACCCTGCAATGTCACCTCCTACATGGGGAAAAAGAagttgatatttttctttttataagcACTAAAAGCAACCCTCAGTGCACTTTTTGCACTTTGAGGGTTATTAACTGAATTACACTCACAGATGGTTCCCTTGCATCAGATGCAGTAAGAGATTAGGCATTAGTTGAGTAaatgggcaaaaaaaataataatttaattaaattaagcTAATGTagagcaggtaaaaaaaaaaaaaaaaaatcaccccaAAGTTCAGCCCAGGACTGTCAAAGGGGATCTCCACAGTCAGGTAGTCCTCCTCCGCCTCTAACATGAACCCTCCCATCTCCACCAGGTCCCAGTCCAGCTTGCGGGCTCCCAGGAAGAGATCCCAGTGGCTCTCGGCCTGGGCCCCGTGgtgcagcagcaccagcaggcTGCCGTCGGTGCACTTCCCCTCCAGCTTTGGGGAACTCGGAGCTGCACCAGGATGGATGGTGAATTATGAGCGTACACTGATATTAAGTGCAACAATATCTCACTGTTGGTCATTTTGTAGCTCGCATTTAAGTAGGTGGGTGCAAaactggagactactttgtaggcaaaCATTAGCTATTTAAATTTAATgcatataaataattataaaactgTCACTTTATTCACTTCCCTCAGTAAATCTTTGAGATTATCAAATCACAAAGCCTCTAATGGTGCCAGCACAACATGTATATCAACTTAACTGGACCTTTGAACATGCTTAGTTGGGATTTGCACCAACAAACCTGAAAGAaggcttttcaaaataaaccgCTGCAGTATGAAATAACAGCaaacaatatataaattaatccaaaatacatttgtatgtatTAGAAATTGTCTGCACAATGTCCTAGTTATGGGCACAAACCGGTCTGAATCAATGATGATAAAAACTCACCTGCGTATTCAACTCTCTGCTCGACAGTGGCCTTATGATAAAACACCTTTCCACTGGGTACGATGTTTAGAATAAAGGTGAAAGAGAGGCTGTACGTCTTATAGCCACCGCCTGTGTTCTGGGATTAAACAGCAGGTTGttccagatgttttttaaacttcaacATGTGGTAAAACCGCTCAGTCAGTCTCACCTCTGGGATTATTTTTGGGTGTGATGACGGTAAACTAAGCTGGTAGGAGTGACTCCCGTTGGAGTGGGAAAGCCTGGACACACTGAGGTCTGCGTCGCTCTGTGTTTGGGTCCAAATTAAAAGGTCACCACCGCCATCGACTGTCACCTTCTGGAGGGAAACATCAGACGTAAAGAGGCCTAAAGTGACGGAAAACAATCCCTCAGATGGGACTGTGTCtgtggagacagagggagagatcatctgtgaaatcacggcacaacaacaacaggaggaAAGACACCAAGTGATCACTTAAATATGCTGAAAGAAACACGTTAACATGGCCTGAGAAAGCCTCACTGTTGGTGAAGACTGGGAGTTGTGGGATTGGAGGAGTTTTAAGGAGCCTGAAGGAGCGAAGCTGTGTGAGAGGCCAGCGCTCGTCCGCCCACTGTCTCATGAGGAACAGATCCACTGACATGGACTGGCTGTACTGTCCCTTCACAACACCACTCTGAAAGAAGAAGTCACTCAAATAAATTGCAAACAGTTATTTTTCCAGCTGAAGAGGTTAAAGTGTCCAATATTTCAGAATACACAGTGAGATGTGTGGGAGCTGGTGTCCTGCTTCTTATTTGTATACCTTAATGTGTCCACCATCGGCTCCCAAAGGGATCCTGACCTCTACTCTCTCTTCCTGCAAACTGATCTTGAatcctctctctttattttcagattCACTCAGAGCCCGGCCGTTCACTCCCATCCTCGTGCCTCTGTCCTTGAACTGACCGTGGACTAACGGAGACATAACGAAAGGGACTGTCCACAGCAGGTCAGACCCATCTGCTGTCGCCTCATCTGGGGGGGTGAGAAAGAGACATTTCACTCTGATGTTTCACAGCTGCCAAATAATCTGATGCTGATACTAACTGAGAGCGCAGGCGACGGTGGTGTCAACAGCCAGGGAGTTGCTCTGGAGTCGGTACAGGATGGTTGCTCTGACGATCTCTAAATCCACTCCTTTctcctggaaaaaacaaaacgcaCACAGCGGCCTTAAGTAACAGAACAATGATCCTAATAATTAGTGAACAACATCATCTCTGAGCACCTTGATGAAGtatgagagaggggaggagtAAGGACAGCGCAGGGTGAGGTGTGAGCCACGCAGTGAGATGTGGTAGCCCAGAGCAGCAGCCTCGATCAGGGACAAGACCCTCGCTTCCTCTGGTGGCCGGTCCACCGTGTGGAACATCACAGCCATGTCGGACTCATCGGCTCCCTGCTCAGTGACAAAGAGACTTACCTTACCAACTTATCTTCTGCATTAtgatatattcatataaatCTCTGTTTGTGTGCCATTTACCAACCTTCCTCTCATGTGTGGATGTAACGGGCAGGACAGGCTGCCGGACGGACACCTAGAGAGGAAAAGACGAGGCTTGACACACCTTCACAAAGCGCCCAAGTGTTTCCAGCATTTAGTGTGGATGCACCTCCATGTAGTTTTCCTCACAGACAATCTCTCTGGCGCTCCACCGCCCCTGCAGCGAACAGTGGAGTTGGAAAGGATACGCCGCCGTCTTCTCGTCCTCCTGCAGGCTCACAAACCAAAGTCGCAGGTGATACTCAGTGCTTCtctgcagaggacacacagacacgtgttgtgttgttgttaggAATACGAACCTGCAACACAtcacaaagcacaaaaaaaatgtaaaagaaaatttACCTCACTGTAGACGTGACAGGCCAGGAATGAGGCACGAAAAACAAGGTCTCCGACATCATCGATTAGGATGGTGTAACCACAGAGAGCGGCCTCCTGGTTAGACAGGCGGTGGAGTCCATACTGGTCTGGTGATTAACAATGAAACATCATCGACATGGTTATTTACAgtacagctgctctctgcttctctctccacCCTGTACACATCAGACTTCAGACCAACAttgtgtatacaagctgctgtgatgtgaatttccccagtgtgggatcaataaagtccatcttatcttaaaaataaataaagaaatgtacCTT
Above is a genomic segment from Larimichthys crocea isolate SSNF chromosome XIV, L_crocea_2.0, whole genome shotgun sequence containing:
- the LOC113747613 gene encoding LOW QUALITY PROTEIN: uncharacterized protein LOC113747613 (The sequence of the model RefSeq protein was modified relative to this genomic sequence to represent the inferred CDS: inserted 2 bases in 1 codon; substituted 2 bases at 2 genomic stop codons), which codes for MAFGFSLGVALLLSVWSSANCHIPSGVLHMECRDRFFMIAADLSFTGAEPRFEAVDETGVYPINEQYAATCGYSIGVVPLMNHVELRASYFSCHADNKDDEVFTFNFNLIATHEGKEVTYALNKTCSPSLPWSPREFTCEANYMEVSVRSDVACPTGTRKDDWDAVVKTAYDSAISDWQVMFQGVEQELMPMNLTDAHKLGYAFDLTDGRLVFRTPYGQPDSFSTAVNGVPVEVVHATLFSRQSWVVLMVDLVAACSMHEGSYDDSGYMMWETPEVLHPLVSGLPETQVNIGVNGELVEQPVAEERGYTVEKHDTAVYISIPYNAEGGYRKSVVSGDLYEFYVFRLYLEQXLMDERSHXYQTSLSQDTGTPLLPRPVYCEKRTVLEEHMFTVYLRDIPADVQLTAIYLKDTNATAITXKRKHQHTITEVLHPNDTHCYILKVPFDDPVVVKQFSKEDAAMQHKLDLNFTLTVVPENESFYHLSSVMALTEVSPPALCCLFQSGISFKLDHRPYDYLWEISIGSDLLTSELAAQHGYIMSNDSQRMLLDVPLFSDGFEYKDITLKGFFGTFEILVRDPETSEVQSSTVKTCPFTATELIMCSTDGRMTVVADLSLAIPSGGVPARTNLVDKYCGPKETDSTRALFSFPLNSCGSTVKLSKEYVTYENEIFFSRKLRALKSPADSSSDLDRVTMQCVYSVAGLHRLFSVYKFESDTVGVGRIVHSAHSTEGLQSPTIGPTTSLQTSVPTRPTRRPVSARPGYHPPAQYIRVPSFRQNPHKKGAGGSSN
- the LOC109140826 gene encoding uncharacterized protein LOC109140826 — its product is MAFGFRLGVALLLSVWSSANCHIPSGALRMECHDRFFMIAADLSFTGAEPHFEAVDKAGVFPITEQYAAECGYSVSVLPLLGHIELRASYFSCHTDNKDDEVFTFNFNLLATHGGKDVTYALNKTCSPSLPWSPREVTCEANYMEVSVRSEVTCPSETEKEDWNAALKPAYASATSDWQVMLHRNGEMLTPMSLSEARNMGYVFDLTDGRLVFRTPYGQPDSFSTEVNGVPVEVVHATLFSRQSWVVLMVDLVAACSMHEGSYDDSGYMMWETPEVLHPLVSGLHETQFNIGVNGELVEQPVAEERGYTVEKHDTAVHISIPYNAEGGYRKSVVSGDLYEFYVFRLYLEQISVDEDHIDTRLRYHRTLATPLLPRPVYCEKRTVLEEHMFTVYLRDIPADVQLTAIYLNGHECTASLRNASTHTITEVLHPNDTRCYILKVPFDDSVVIKQFSKEDAAMQHKLDLNFTLTVVPENESFYHLSSVMALTEVSPPAFDAVCSESEISFKLDHRPYDYLWEISIGSDLLTSELAAQHGYIMSNDSQSLLLDVPLFTHGYEYKDITLKGFFGTFEILVRDPETSEVQSSTVKTCPFTATELIMCSTDGRMTVVADLSLAIPSGGVPARTNLVDKYCGPKETDGTRALFSFPLNSCGSTVKLSKEYVTYENEIFFSRKLRALKSPADSSSDLDRVTMQCVYSVAGLHRLFSVYKFESDTVGVGRIVHSAHSTEGLQSPTIGPTTSLQTPVPTRPTRRPVSVRPGYHPPAQYIRVSSFLKNLPKKGVRGSSQVNAIPL